The genome window ATGTTCGCTGCGCTTTGCGTTGCGCTGTTTTCGGGCTGTTCAGAAGACGCTCCGTCGACAACGAGCATGGAACCCGTAAACGAGAATTCAGGATCTTCGCTTTTGCCGTTCGTGGGTGGCGCCCCGGTGGTGTTTACCGAGGTGGATCCGGTCAATCTCACGTACAAGGACCACGAAGGCGGCGACGACGGGTGGGTCGAAGTTTTCAATCCGGCCGACACAGCGGTGAACCTCGCGGGGCTCGCCTTGACCGATGCGCAGACGGAACCGCAAAAATGGGTGCTTGGGAACGTGGTCGTCCCTCCGCAATCCTTTATGCTGGTGTTTCTCTCGGGGAAAAATTTGCCCGACTTTGTGCCTCCGCACGATACGCTCAATATGATGGGCCCTGGATGCTGGACGTGGACTGACGCGCAAAATGAGGATGTGGCCGGCTTTAGTTATGCAAATCCGCTGGAGGGGCGCTCCCGCAACTGCTTCAAGGCGGACGGCGTCTCGCATGTGGGAGCCGTGATGAAGTTCGGCGATAACGAAGAGTTGGGCTGGTCCTCGAT of Fibrobacter sp. UWP2 contains these proteins:
- a CDS encoding lamin tail domain-containing protein; the encoded protein is MFAALCVALFSGCSEDAPSTTSMEPVNENSGSSLLPFVGGAPVVFTEVDPVNLTYKDHEGGDDGWVEVFNPADTAVNLAGLALTDAQTEPQKWVLGNVVVPPQSFMLVFLSGKNLPDFVPPHDTLNMMGPGCWTWTDAQNEDVAGFSYANPLEGRSRNCFKADGVSHVGAVMKFGDNEELGWSSISVFVGTGSTDPTDVLDMSAANELLLTGFISKDRVLSLRLAQPDIDDWKGYEITFMGTGDSTTTYRAMLPTGTTFPDLANI